In Leptospira bourretii, a genomic segment contains:
- a CDS encoding helicase — translation MSQETVLYQELEKLDLNEIKKIASLWNIQKIPGKDKKSTILGLMEIFQNEFYLKGVLEKFTPLQVNILTSILKNKGVMTLGEISRKVNIPPINVEMELNVLRKYYLLYQRKNRERLTNNLDKYHTYDEYLKLIKVETNPKGEKFKFSIEKALHKSTLAELPEEWKEAVGAKKGEHIETFLKNALEQEFLQKLIEGLSDFDKDILHQIYIHGGVIEADTIRNYITVNRGKFEQTIPHLTSLYLVRDLYYVEDKFIRVIVIPKEILDHLQFAPILPPVKKGTRVRQEKISANGLDFFLNVKKLISYISRKGLNLAKSGKIKQADHKRTETELLSPDIEIFSEKSQVYQIELILPILKLLGYVDIKGENVILIQETDEFLKKDIFEIMKLVIHEVNEARTRRLNPPEVFTATEVPFYEKGILDKTVKLIMAHGKINTSVIFSHIIRDHLVFSPTFQIKTYEEDLADLRKEIISAIFYLQLFGLIEVEYPQRNLSLSELGAHYFNHEALVTATEKGGITINPDFSIIAFPDRVSLHGIHLLKAFCELKDYDRVYTFLLTKDSFQLGILLGYDKETFIHFLRESSKADLAQNLLFLLDDWGNNLPIVTITEDSVLLRTKDSQVMELLLGQIKGKKFVLEEVSPTGIIIEKSKVMEVIAIAEKLNMIIRLNR, via the coding sequence ATGAGCCAAGAAACCGTCCTGTACCAAGAGTTAGAGAAACTCGATCTTAACGAGATCAAAAAAATCGCCAGCCTTTGGAACATCCAAAAGATCCCGGGAAAGGACAAAAAATCGACCATTTTAGGTCTCATGGAGATTTTCCAGAACGAATTTTACCTCAAAGGGGTTCTGGAAAAATTCACCCCCCTCCAAGTCAATATTCTGACATCCATTTTAAAAAACAAAGGGGTCATGACCCTCGGTGAAATTTCAAGAAAGGTCAACATTCCACCCATTAACGTGGAGATGGAACTCAATGTTCTTAGAAAATACTACCTTCTTTACCAAAGAAAAAACCGAGAACGTCTTACCAACAACTTAGATAAATACCATACATATGATGAATATTTAAAACTCATCAAGGTGGAAACAAATCCTAAGGGAGAGAAATTCAAATTCTCCATTGAGAAGGCTTTACACAAATCAACTCTTGCTGAACTCCCTGAAGAATGGAAAGAAGCAGTTGGTGCCAAAAAAGGCGAACACATTGAAACCTTCTTAAAGAATGCCTTAGAACAAGAATTCCTTCAAAAGTTAATCGAAGGGCTTTCTGATTTTGATAAAGACATTCTCCATCAAATTTACATTCATGGTGGTGTGATTGAAGCGGATACAATCCGTAACTACATCACAGTCAATCGTGGTAAGTTCGAACAAACTATTCCTCACCTAACATCACTTTATCTTGTTCGTGATTTATATTATGTAGAAGATAAATTCATTCGGGTCATTGTCATTCCGAAAGAAATTTTGGATCATTTGCAGTTCGCTCCTATTTTACCTCCTGTAAAAAAAGGAACAAGAGTACGTCAGGAAAAAATTTCTGCCAATGGACTCGACTTTTTCTTAAACGTTAAAAAACTCATTTCTTATATTTCACGTAAAGGTTTGAACCTTGCAAAATCAGGAAAAATCAAACAGGCAGACCATAAAAGAACTGAAACTGAGCTTTTATCTCCTGATATAGAAATTTTCTCTGAAAAAAGTCAGGTGTATCAAATTGAACTCATCCTTCCTATCCTAAAACTATTGGGATATGTGGATATCAAAGGTGAAAATGTCATTCTCATTCAAGAAACCGATGAGTTTTTAAAGAAAGACATCTTTGAAATCATGAAACTTGTGATTCATGAAGTCAATGAAGCAAGAACACGTCGTCTAAATCCTCCTGAAGTGTTTACTGCCACCGAAGTTCCGTTCTACGAAAAAGGAATTTTGGATAAAACTGTAAAACTCATTATGGCACATGGAAAGATCAATACCTCTGTGATTTTTTCTCATATCATTCGTGACCATTTGGTTTTTTCTCCAACCTTCCAAATCAAAACGTATGAAGAAGATTTGGCAGACTTACGAAAAGAAATCATTTCTGCTATTTTTTACTTACAACTATTTGGCCTAATCGAAGTGGAATACCCACAACGAAACCTAAGCCTTTCGGAGCTTGGTGCTCATTACTTCAACCACGAAGCTTTGGTGACAGCGACAGAAAAAGGTGGAATCACCATCAACCCAGACTTCTCGATCATTGCTTTCCCTGATCGAGTGTCTTTACATGGGATTCATTTGTTAAAAGCTTTCTGCGAGTTAAAAGATTACGATCGCGTTTATACTTTTTTACTTACCAAGGATAGTTTCCAATTGGGAATTCTTCTCGGTTATGACAAAGAAACATTTATTCATTTTTTAAGAGAGTCTTCAAAAGCGGATCTCGCACAGAACTTACTCTTTTTATTGGATGATTGGGGTAACAACTTGCCAATTGTTACCATTACAGAAGATTCCGTTCTCCTTAGAACGAAAGACTCACAAGTGATGGAACTTCTACTTGGTCAAATCAAAGGGAAAAAATTTGTTTTGGAAGAAGTAAGCCCGACGGGAATCATCATCGAAAAGTCGAAGGTGATGGAAGTCATTGCCATTGCAGAAAAATTAAACATGATCATTCGATTGAATCGTTAG
- a CDS encoding ABC1 kinase family protein, producing the protein MDSLSEIVSFGWQSSLRVAHSSFVFTSKAFGILAQLAKGEPNHREIAITLREAFSHLGATYIKLGQFIASAPSLFPKEYVEEMQACLDSVRPVAFRDIRSSVERELGGKLENLFHSFEETPLASASIAQVHAAVTKEGLDVVVKVQRPDVHLTLKTDMQILGILTKILEFIAPDFKKSGLTAMFEEFQISILQEIDFIQEAKNIEEFEDYLLRAKESRARVPRVYHTLSSKKVLTMERFYGVPITDEVGLRKFTNNPRKILSDALEIWFSSLSNQGFFHADVHAGNLMILKDGTIGFIDFGIVGRISPKIWKGLMLFTQGIGIGEPTLVAQGLVEMDSTNSGVNPTVLAKELDSVFNELESVYVHLTDNEMFDESRVNRIMYDMKEIAEKNGLKIPREFALLMKQMLYFDRYVKSIAPEINLFRDSQKFAIS; encoded by the coding sequence ATGGATTCCCTTTCTGAAATCGTTTCTTTTGGTTGGCAATCAAGCCTACGAGTCGCCCATTCCAGTTTTGTCTTCACTTCGAAAGCCTTTGGGATCCTGGCCCAACTTGCCAAAGGAGAACCGAACCACAGAGAAATTGCCATCACTCTCAGGGAGGCGTTTTCCCATCTAGGGGCAACCTATATCAAGTTAGGGCAGTTCATTGCGAGCGCCCCTTCCCTTTTCCCCAAAGAATATGTGGAAGAGATGCAGGCTTGTTTGGACTCCGTACGACCCGTGGCCTTTCGGGACATTCGATCTTCCGTAGAACGGGAATTGGGTGGGAAACTCGAAAATTTATTCCATAGTTTTGAGGAAACTCCCCTAGCCTCCGCATCCATTGCCCAAGTGCATGCTGCGGTAACCAAAGAAGGTTTGGATGTGGTTGTAAAAGTCCAAAGGCCTGATGTCCACCTAACATTAAAAACTGACATGCAAATTCTTGGAATCCTAACTAAAATTTTAGAATTCATTGCTCCCGATTTTAAAAAATCAGGGCTTACAGCGATGTTCGAAGAATTTCAAATTTCTATCTTACAGGAAATCGATTTTATCCAAGAAGCCAAAAACATCGAAGAGTTTGAAGATTATCTTTTGCGAGCCAAAGAGTCAAGAGCACGAGTTCCTAGAGTGTATCATACTCTTTCTTCCAAAAAAGTTTTAACAATGGAACGGTTCTACGGAGTTCCTATCACGGATGAAGTTGGCCTTCGCAAATTCACAAACAACCCAAGAAAGATTCTAAGTGATGCTTTGGAAATTTGGTTTTCTTCTTTATCCAACCAAGGTTTCTTTCATGCAGATGTCCATGCTGGAAATTTAATGATTCTAAAAGATGGAACCATCGGTTTTATTGACTTTGGTATTGTGGGGAGAATTTCTCCGAAAATTTGGAAAGGTTTGATGTTATTCACACAAGGAATTGGAATCGGCGAACCAACGTTAGTGGCACAAGGATTGGTCGAAATGGATTCAACCAATAGCGGAGTCAATCCGACTGTCCTTGCAAAAGAACTAGATTCAGTTTTTAATGAGTTAGAATCAGTTTATGTCCATTTGACCGATAATGAGATGTTTGACGAATCTAGGGTAAATCGAATCATGTACGACATGAAGGAAATTGCAGAAAAAAATGGATTAAAAATTCCGAGAGAATTTGCCCTTCTCATGAAACAGATGTTATATTTTGATAGATATGTTAAGTCAATCGCACCAGAAATCAATTTATTCCGTGATTCACAAAAATTTGCAATTTCCTAA
- a CDS encoding FeoA family protein: MTIQDLKIGETAEIVSLNSQKLPKPMVTELLELGFFPGAEITLQNKSLLLGKMVCNLSGTTIALRIDDGKAIEIKLKQT; the protein is encoded by the coding sequence ATGACTATACAAGATTTAAAAATCGGTGAGACAGCAGAGATTGTTTCACTGAATTCACAAAAACTCCCCAAACCAATGGTGACAGAGTTATTGGAACTCGGATTTTTTCCTGGAGCCGAAATCACACTCCAAAATAAATCGCTCTTACTTGGGAAGATGGTCTGCAATTTGAGTGGGACCACCATCGCATTAAGAATTGATGATGGGAAAGCAATCGAAATCAAACTGAAACAAACATGA
- the feoB gene encoding ferrous iron transport protein B, producing the protein MKDKRIYLVGNPNCGKSTLFNQLTGLKQKTGNFSGVTVEKREGTLVLDQSEWTITDLPGTYGLGGIAEDKKIAYEVLLSRKPDEQVIYVLDALNLERGLQFLLQIIDMGVPTLVVLTMKDVLEKKRIQLDLEKLKKAIGLQFVLVNAKSGEGIDVLKEVLKDPSQFRKCPRLWTWGAKEESFLKSTKQKLGINTNEAEFFLSQSLKYLNKDPNLSEERYFVKFPDETKNWLRSEVEGKGYSFFYQEEMIYRSFFIKKVLVDVITYPKTIPGSWEEKLDRVLLHPVLGFVCFFLLMGFLFQSLFSFAELPMDLIESGIANLQLFVESFLSEGLLKSLISEGIIGGVGSVIVFIPQIALLFLFIGILEESGYLARASFLMDRIMGKFGLSGKSFIPLLSSAACAVPAILGTRTIENKSDRFTTIMVSPLIMCSARYPVYILIVGTVFSFPPVFGIFNIQGFVLFSMFFLGMITSFGFAFLFRKTVFKEDSSYFVMELPRYNVPSMKSLFHTVYGKVKSFLSTAGQIILYISVLLWFLSHFPAEYKDQKWNTSPIESSYIGTIGKVMEPTIEPLGFDWKIGISILTSFAAREVMVSTLAVLYGSEENEEGESLRSTLRTEKRANGSLVWTPLSGLSLLVFFAFASQCMSTLAVTKKETGTILWPIVQFLYMTILAFTASFLIFQLGKILGFA; encoded by the coding sequence ATGAAAGACAAACGAATTTATTTAGTTGGAAATCCCAACTGCGGGAAATCTACTTTATTCAACCAACTCACTGGTCTCAAACAAAAAACAGGAAACTTCAGTGGTGTCACTGTAGAAAAAAGAGAAGGGACTTTGGTATTAGACCAGTCGGAATGGACCATCACCGATTTACCAGGAACATACGGTCTTGGTGGGATTGCCGAAGACAAAAAAATTGCTTACGAAGTATTACTTTCAAGAAAACCAGATGAACAAGTGATCTATGTTTTGGATGCTTTAAATCTAGAAAGAGGCCTCCAGTTTTTATTACAAATCATCGACATGGGTGTTCCAACACTTGTTGTTCTAACTATGAAAGATGTGTTGGAGAAAAAAAGAATCCAACTGGATTTAGAAAAACTAAAAAAAGCCATTGGGCTCCAATTTGTTTTGGTCAACGCAAAATCAGGTGAAGGCATTGATGTTTTAAAAGAAGTTTTAAAAGATCCGAGTCAATTTCGAAAATGCCCTAGGTTATGGACATGGGGAGCCAAAGAAGAATCGTTTTTAAAATCAACAAAACAAAAATTAGGAATCAATACCAACGAAGCAGAATTCTTTTTATCACAATCATTAAAATATCTTAACAAAGATCCTAATTTAAGTGAAGAACGTTATTTTGTTAAATTTCCTGATGAAACAAAAAATTGGTTACGATCCGAAGTGGAAGGCAAAGGGTATTCCTTTTTTTACCAAGAAGAAATGATCTACCGCTCTTTTTTCATTAAAAAAGTTTTGGTCGATGTGATTACCTATCCTAAAACCATTCCTGGAAGTTGGGAAGAAAAATTAGATCGAGTGCTATTACATCCTGTCCTTGGTTTTGTTTGTTTTTTTCTTTTGATGGGATTTTTATTTCAAAGTTTATTTAGTTTTGCTGAACTTCCGATGGATTTAATTGAATCCGGTATCGCAAACTTACAGTTGTTTGTTGAAAGTTTCCTAAGCGAAGGTCTTTTAAAATCTTTAATTTCAGAAGGAATCATTGGCGGTGTGGGAAGTGTGATTGTATTCATCCCACAGATTGCCCTACTCTTTTTATTTATTGGGATCTTAGAAGAATCCGGATATTTAGCACGTGCTAGTTTTTTAATGGATCGAATCATGGGTAAGTTTGGATTGTCAGGGAAATCTTTTATTCCACTGCTCTCTTCTGCCGCTTGTGCCGTTCCCGCTATCCTTGGGACTAGAACGATCGAAAACAAATCAGACCGTTTTACAACGATTATGGTATCTCCTCTTATCATGTGTTCTGCCAGATACCCAGTTTACATTTTAATTGTAGGAACAGTTTTTAGTTTTCCCCCTGTGTTTGGAATATTTAATATCCAAGGGTTTGTATTGTTTTCGATGTTTTTTCTCGGAATGATAACAAGTTTTGGGTTTGCTTTTCTTTTCCGCAAAACAGTATTCAAAGAAGATTCTTCTTATTTTGTAATGGAACTTCCTAGATACAATGTCCCTTCTATGAAAAGTTTATTCCATACCGTATATGGGAAGGTAAAATCATTTTTATCCACAGCCGGCCAAATCATTTTATACATTTCCGTTTTGCTTTGGTTTCTAAGCCACTTCCCAGCAGAGTATAAAGACCAAAAGTGGAACACAAGCCCAATTGAATCTTCTTATATTGGAACCATAGGGAAGGTGATGGAACCAACAATTGAACCACTGGGGTTTGATTGGAAAATTGGTATTTCTATCCTAACTTCTTTTGCCGCAAGGGAAGTAATGGTTTCCACCTTAGCAGTGCTATATGGTTCTGAAGAAAACGAAGAAGGTGAATCGCTCCGATCGACGCTTCGCACGGAAAAAAGAGCAAATGGATCGCTTGTTTGGACACCACTTTCTGGTTTGTCACTCTTAGTATTTTTTGCTTTTGCAAGCCAATGTATGTCAACACTTGCGGTCACAAAAAAAGAAACTGGCACGATCTTATGGCCAATCGTTCAGTTTTTATATATGACCATCCTTGCTTTCACTGCATCCTTTCTAATTTTTCAGTTGGGAAAAATTCTAGGATTTGCATAA
- a CDS encoding N-acetylneuraminate synthase family protein yields the protein MDFHIGTKTLTRKSAPYLVAEIGLNHNADLEIGKRTIAKAKESGAHAVKFQTYRTEEFIDSSNPDVKFLFDIFKQYELNESQHKEFQRTALDLGLDFFSTPLSLSAVDLLCGLDVPVLKIASGDIVNLPLLNQCIQSGKPLIVSTGAALPEEVTRAISLFQKHQTEICLLHCVSMYPTPLNKVNLQSIPFYLDTTDYVVGFSDHSDGTLASSVACGLGAVVFEKHFTLDRNLEGPDHGISMDPIMFSKLANDLQQSFEMGGVYGKNTHPEETGGWFYGRRSLYKKGNSILSLRPALHTKDSFVLDSWELNRVGDPSLLPEGPVRLAPKSK from the coding sequence TTGGATTTTCACATTGGAACAAAAACTCTTACCAGAAAATCTGCACCCTATCTTGTTGCAGAAATTGGACTCAACCATAACGCAGACCTTGAAATCGGCAAACGAACCATTGCGAAAGCAAAAGAGTCGGGAGCCCATGCGGTCAAATTCCAAACCTACCGAACAGAAGAATTCATAGATAGTTCCAATCCCGATGTTAAATTTCTTTTTGACATCTTCAAACAATACGAATTAAACGAATCCCAACATAAAGAATTTCAAAGAACGGCACTGGATCTAGGGCTTGATTTTTTTTCCACCCCACTTTCTCTGTCCGCTGTTGATTTGTTATGTGGGCTCGATGTTCCTGTATTAAAAATTGCCTCTGGTGATATTGTTAATTTACCTTTGCTGAATCAATGCATCCAGTCTGGAAAACCTTTGATTGTGTCCACTGGTGCCGCTTTGCCAGAAGAAGTAACAAGGGCCATTTCTCTTTTTCAAAAACACCAAACAGAGATTTGTTTACTCCATTGTGTTTCAATGTATCCCACGCCACTAAACAAAGTAAACCTTCAGTCGATTCCATTTTATTTGGACACAACAGACTATGTTGTGGGTTTTAGCGATCATTCAGATGGAACCTTGGCTTCGTCGGTGGCATGTGGACTTGGTGCAGTTGTTTTTGAAAAACATTTTACCTTGGACCGAAATTTAGAAGGTCCCGATCACGGAATTTCTATGGATCCAATAATGTTTTCAAAATTGGCAAATGATTTACAACAAAGTTTTGAGATGGGTGGGGTGTATGGAAAAAACACACATCCAGAAGAAACAGGTGGTTGGTTTTACGGAAGAAGATCCCTCTATAAAAAAGGAAATTCTATTCTTAGTTTAAGGCCTGCTCTACACACAAAAGACAGTTTTGTTTTGGATTCTTGGGAGTTAAACCGAGTAGGAGATCCTTCTCTTTTACCAGAAGGACCTGTTCGCTTGGCACCTAAGTCTAAATAG
- a CDS encoding thioredoxin domain-containing protein yields MNRKNLALAGVVGGVIGLIVSFLLAIEYFGIGSDNIANSACSALGGGDSCLKVAESSYSAIPGVPFLGNVPIALLGFGFYGLLTYSFFLVTKAKSNEEVSKFISLLFPVLVLGLLFDLILFGISVGIIGTICQLCFVTYIVTIALLGILYLLWKTEGKPKLDVPVALKEGITTLGLVYFFSFSLGFATSKMWVSKASSNTLATSRGMDSAEIQSKIATYFKEPTLGINVTGSPSIGKKDAPITIVKYADYNCGHCLHTSHILHTVLSEYDGMVRVVYKNFPLDGTCNRLMQQPRPDASSCVAAIAAICADKQGKFEPMYRGLYDNLEKGVAHSGSSVVNLANSIGLNVNSLKACMASKEAQNQLNAEIDEAEKLNIQSTPSLYVNDRRIESGTPNPIFLKTLLEQIIQKM; encoded by the coding sequence ATGAATCGTAAGAATTTAGCATTAGCAGGAGTGGTCGGTGGAGTTATCGGACTCATTGTCTCTTTCCTATTGGCAATTGAATACTTTGGCATTGGAAGCGATAATATTGCCAATTCCGCATGTTCCGCGCTAGGTGGTGGTGACTCTTGTTTAAAAGTAGCAGAAAGTTCTTATTCTGCAATCCCGGGAGTTCCCTTTTTGGGAAATGTTCCCATTGCCTTACTGGGGTTTGGGTTTTACGGATTACTAACGTATTCTTTCTTTTTGGTTACAAAAGCAAAATCGAATGAAGAAGTTTCTAAATTCATTTCTCTTTTATTCCCTGTTTTGGTTTTAGGACTTTTATTTGATTTAATCCTTTTTGGGATTTCAGTCGGAATCATTGGAACCATTTGCCAACTTTGTTTTGTGACTTACATTGTCACCATTGCCCTCCTTGGTATTTTGTATTTACTTTGGAAAACAGAAGGAAAACCAAAACTGGATGTTCCAGTGGCATTAAAAGAAGGGATCACGACTCTGGGTCTTGTTTATTTTTTTAGTTTTTCTTTAGGTTTTGCCACAAGCAAAATGTGGGTGAGCAAAGCAAGTTCCAATACACTTGCAACTTCAAGAGGAATGGATTCAGCAGAAATCCAATCTAAAATTGCCACTTATTTCAAAGAACCCACTCTCGGAATCAATGTTACCGGTTCTCCTTCGATTGGTAAAAAAGATGCTCCAATCACAATTGTTAAATATGCAGATTACAACTGTGGTCATTGTCTTCATACAAGCCATATCTTACATACAGTTCTTTCTGAGTATGATGGAATGGTTCGTGTTGTTTATAAAAACTTTCCTTTGGATGGGACTTGTAACCGCCTCATGCAACAACCAAGGCCAGATGCATCTTCTTGCGTTGCAGCCATTGCCGCCATTTGTGCGGATAAACAAGGTAAATTTGAGCCAATGTATCGTGGTCTCTATGATAACTTAGAAAAGGGTGTGGCTCACTCTGGATCCAGTGTTGTCAATTTAGCAAATTCTATCGGACTTAATGTTAATTCTTTGAAAGCATGCATGGCTTCTAAAGAAGCACAAAACCAATTGAACGCAGAGATTGATGAAGCAGAAAAGTTAAATATCCAATCAACTCCTTCTCTTTATGTGAATGACAGAAGAATCGAAAGTGGAACTCCTAATCCAATTTTTCTAAAAACACTTCTCGAACAAATCATCCAAAAGATGTAA
- the hisA gene encoding 1-(5-phosphoribosyl)-5-[(5-phosphoribosylamino)methylideneamino]imidazole-4-carboxamide isomerase — MLVLPAIDLLENEAVRLLQGDYSKKTVYSSEPEKMIKVFEEQGATLIHIVDLNAAKTGKSENEKAIRKIKDNCSVELELGGGIRSLENMKFYDGLGVSRFILGTVAVEDPSVVEQGLKTYGPNRIVIGVDAKDGYVRTKGWETNSGIKYTDFLKTMYVMGIRHVIFTDISKDGMMAGPNTAVYLELLAEFPDLQLVASGGVSSIEDLVNLYDVSKGKLFGAITGKAIYEGKLDLKESIRILSKKRNEN; from the coding sequence ATGTTAGTATTACCTGCAATTGATCTTTTAGAAAACGAAGCTGTGCGACTCCTCCAAGGGGATTATTCTAAAAAGACTGTTTATTCTTCTGAACCGGAAAAAATGATCAAAGTCTTTGAAGAACAAGGTGCCACTCTCATTCACATTGTTGACTTAAATGCAGCCAAAACCGGTAAGTCAGAAAATGAAAAAGCCATCCGTAAAATCAAAGACAACTGTTCCGTTGAACTGGAGCTTGGTGGTGGGATTCGTTCTTTAGAGAACATGAAGTTTTATGATGGTTTAGGCGTGTCTCGGTTTATTTTGGGAACTGTGGCAGTAGAAGACCCATCGGTGGTTGAACAGGGATTGAAAACCTACGGTCCTAATCGGATCGTGATCGGCGTGGATGCAAAAGACGGCTATGTTCGCACAAAAGGTTGGGAAACCAACTCTGGTATCAAATACACTGACTTTTTAAAAACAATGTATGTTATGGGTATCCGGCATGTGATTTTTACAGATATATCCAAAGATGGGATGATGGCTGGACCCAATACGGCCGTTTATTTGGAGTTGTTAGCAGAGTTTCCCGATTTACAACTGGTAGCTTCGGGTGGAGTTTCTTCCATCGAAGACTTGGTAAATTTGTATGATGTTTCCAAAGGAAAACTTTTTGGGGCCATTACGGGAAAAGCCATTTATGAAGGAAAATTAGACCTAAAAGAAAGTATCAGGATTCTAAGTAAGAAGAGGAATGAAAATTGA
- the hisH gene encoding imidazole glycerol phosphate synthase subunit HisH gives MIVVLDFGMGNIHSLLKAVSLYTKDFQFTSDLETVKKADKIILPGDGHFDKAMQNLNEAGFSSVLKDHVNAKKPLFGICIGYQVLFEDSDETSKPGATIPGLGFIRGKIRKFEGKQNLKVPHMGWNKLFDIKAKNTKLLKGIPNESFMYFIHSYRPVGVDRLDITANCHYYGESFPAVVEKETIFGTQFHPEKSDTTGLGILKNFIEL, from the coding sequence GTGATTGTTGTTTTAGATTTTGGAATGGGGAATATCCATTCCTTACTGAAAGCCGTTTCACTTTATACCAAAGATTTTCAATTCACAAGTGATCTCGAAACAGTAAAAAAAGCAGATAAAATCATTTTGCCTGGTGACGGGCATTTTGATAAAGCCATGCAGAACTTAAATGAAGCTGGGTTCTCTTCTGTTTTAAAAGACCACGTGAACGCAAAAAAACCTTTGTTTGGAATTTGTATCGGCTATCAAGTGTTATTTGAAGATTCGGATGAAACTTCTAAACCGGGTGCAACCATTCCAGGTCTCGGATTCATTCGAGGTAAAATTAGGAAGTTCGAAGGGAAACAAAACTTAAAAGTCCCTCATATGGGATGGAACAAATTATTTGATATCAAGGCCAAAAATACAAAACTGCTAAAAGGAATTCCGAATGAATCCTTTATGTATTTTATTCATTCCTATAGACCAGTTGGAGTGGATCGTTTGGATATTACGGCTAACTGCCATTACTATGGGGAATCTTTCCCGGCAGTGGTAGAAAAAGAAACTATCTTTGGAACTCAATTTCATCCCGAAAAATCGGATACAACAGGACTCGGAATCCTCAAAAATTTTATAGAACTTTAA
- the hisB gene encoding imidazoleglycerol-phosphate dehydratase HisB, producing MVESRKTSETDIRLDLNVRGTGVYKFDTEIPFFEHMLSHISKHGLIDMDLKLRGDIGIDCHHSVEDTAILMGQMIHTQLGDKKGIFRYGHFTLPMDEVLTTVAVDLGGRFYFKYTGPPMDGKFGIYDAELSLEFLQKFALNAKMNLHVVVHYGENRHHIHESIFKGLGKALRQAITIDSITKDQIPSTKGMLE from the coding sequence ATGGTGGAATCAAGAAAGACATCCGAGACAGACATCCGACTGGACCTAAACGTCCGTGGTACGGGTGTTTACAAGTTTGATACAGAAATCCCGTTTTTTGAGCATATGCTCTCCCATATCTCCAAACATGGGCTCATTGATATGGACCTAAAGCTCAGAGGAGACATTGGGATCGATTGCCACCATTCAGTGGAAGACACTGCCATTCTCATGGGTCAAATGATCCATACTCAGTTAGGTGATAAAAAAGGAATTTTTCGGTACGGACATTTTACTTTGCCTATGGATGAAGTATTAACGACTGTGGCCGTGGATCTCGGCGGACGTTTTTATTTCAAATACACCGGACCTCCGATGGACGGAAAATTTGGGATTTATGACGCTGAACTATCGCTTGAGTTCCTTCAAAAATTTGCCCTCAATGCTAAGATGAATTTACACGTAGTCGTACACTACGGTGAAAACCGCCACCACATCCATGAGTCTATCTTTAAGGGACTTGGTAAGGCATTACGGCAAGCCATAACAATTGACTCAATAACAAAGGATCAAATTCCTTCTACAAAAGGGATGTTGGAGTGA
- a CDS encoding LIC11177 family protein, producing MPVEKKSSVEEVLKREKLAKEFEKEKRVSEQKAIEQAAAKLSAQSPETAEPAKSSKFITNIDIAFSQAKTDLRFYFLNDGTYAEDFKRMFQENESLFKRYGITSQKYLEYIRESFDRYKKIHDMMPLDPMKPKHFKYVEDSISELVRMFNQRFGK from the coding sequence ATGCCTGTAGAAAAGAAATCCTCCGTAGAAGAGGTTCTCAAACGCGAAAAATTAGCCAAAGAATTTGAAAAAGAAAAACGTGTTTCTGAACAAAAAGCGATCGAACAAGCGGCCGCTAAATTGTCAGCACAGAGCCCGGAAACCGCAGAACCAGCCAAATCATCCAAATTTATCACTAATATCGATATTGCTTTTTCTCAGGCCAAAACGGATTTACGGTTTTATTTTTTGAATGATGGAACTTATGCAGAAGATTTCAAACGAATGTTCCAAGAAAACGAATCATTATTCAAACGTTACGGAATCACAAGCCAAAAGTATTTAGAATACATTCGCGAATCCTTTGATCGTTATAAAAAAATCCATGATATGATGCCTCTGGATCCAATGAAACCCAAACATTTCAAATATGTGGAAGACTCTATTTCGGAACTTGTCCGAATGTTCAACCAACGATTCGGAAAATAA